From Armatimonadota bacterium, the proteins below share one genomic window:
- the queG gene encoding tRNA epoxyqueuosine(34) reductase QueG: protein MDSTNGSIADLVKTEARSLGFDVVGICDPSPPRSFTVLEDWVKDGLHGEMGYMAESLMLRASLESVLPGVRSVIAVGLNYCQEPPAGDVRVARYALGRDYHKVMRRKLKALARNLEPHVPGAQWRPCVDSAPVMEREYANRAGLGWFGKNTCLIDSKRGSWFLIGILLTTAALPTDHPAIGGCGTCTACIDACPTGAIVNRAGVWQVDARRCISYLTIEKRGEFTPEQAEMVGDWTFGCDICQEVCPFNQPRDSQPLRAEKTREPDFLDRRDFGTLQNILHMQRPGWESLTEGSAVRRAGFDGLKRNAAANRRNRGQE, encoded by the coding sequence TTGGACTCTACGAACGGCTCAATCGCTGACCTCGTTAAAACTGAGGCCCGAAGCCTTGGTTTCGACGTGGTTGGGATTTGCGACCCCTCGCCGCCAAGATCATTCACGGTTCTGGAAGATTGGGTCAAGGATGGCTTGCATGGCGAAATGGGATACATGGCCGAAAGCTTGATGCTCAGGGCGAGCCTGGAATCGGTCCTCCCCGGCGTGCGGAGCGTTATCGCCGTCGGACTCAATTATTGCCAGGAGCCCCCAGCCGGAGACGTGCGGGTCGCCCGCTATGCGTTGGGACGCGATTACCACAAAGTCATGCGGCGCAAGCTCAAAGCCTTGGCCCGTAACCTGGAGCCGCACGTCCCAGGCGCCCAGTGGCGGCCCTGCGTAGATTCCGCCCCGGTCATGGAGCGAGAATATGCCAACCGGGCTGGCTTGGGATGGTTTGGCAAAAACACCTGCCTCATCGATTCGAAGCGGGGGAGTTGGTTCCTGATCGGCATTCTGCTAACCACGGCCGCCTTGCCGACAGATCACCCGGCAATTGGGGGGTGCGGCACCTGCACCGCCTGCATCGATGCCTGCCCGACCGGTGCAATTGTCAACCGTGCTGGAGTTTGGCAGGTCGATGCGCGCCGGTGCATCAGCTACCTCACCATTGAAAAACGAGGGGAATTCACACCGGAGCAGGCGGAAATGGTCGGGGATTGGACGTTCGGTTGCGACATCTGCCAGGAGGTCTGCCCGTTCAACCAACCGCGCGATAGCCAGCCCTTGCGTGCCGAAAAAACCCGGGAACCGGACTTCCTCGACCGGAGAGATTTCGGGACACTGCAAAACATCTTGCACATGCAGCGACCCGGATGGGAATCCCTTACCGAAGGCAGTGCCGTCCGGCGCGCCGGGTTCGATGGCCTCAAACGCAATGCCGCCGCCAACCGGCGCAATCGTGGGCAAGAATGA
- the rsmA gene encoding ribosomal RNA small subunit methyltransferase A — translation MPRKPEQVQPMGPTQGEGSHLHRPAHGRDGETVPLLSHLNRFDLKPDKKLGQHWLTSDKAVRQIIDAADGLAGVLEVGPGPGILTRALAPGRKVVAIDLDPRMVEAAAAFAPGADVRLLDALQADWMGILEGLPHPRGIVSNMPYNITGPLLAKAAECQPRIDRAVLMMQREVGEKLIAPAGDRRRGAVSVVFQRLFTVSRVCLVPPGAFLPPPKVESIVLRFVPRLPSHEGVFALVRQGFSHPRKTLANNLAAWGKDVVADAAEGLSPTVRPHELAEEDWFGLYERLNR, via the coding sequence GTGCCTCGAAAGCCGGAGCAAGTGCAGCCAATGGGGCCGACGCAAGGTGAAGGTTCACATCTTCACCGACCGGCACACGGTCGGGATGGCGAAACGGTACCGCTCCTAAGCCACCTCAACCGATTCGACCTCAAACCAGACAAAAAGCTTGGCCAACATTGGCTGACCTCAGACAAGGCCGTCCGCCAAATCATCGATGCGGCAGACGGCCTTGCTGGCGTTTTAGAGGTCGGCCCCGGACCGGGAATCTTGACCCGCGCCCTGGCCCCGGGCCGCAAGGTTGTGGCCATTGACCTCGACCCCCGTATGGTCGAAGCCGCCGCTGCGTTCGCGCCCGGGGCGGATGTCCGGCTCCTTGATGCGTTGCAAGCCGATTGGATGGGAATCTTGGAGGGGCTGCCGCATCCCAGGGGGATTGTTTCCAACATGCCCTACAACATCACCGGGCCCCTGCTTGCCAAAGCCGCAGAATGCCAACCAAGGATCGACCGGGCGGTGCTCATGATGCAACGCGAGGTGGGCGAAAAGCTCATAGCCCCCGCGGGAGACCGGCGGCGGGGCGCCGTGAGCGTGGTCTTCCAGAGGCTCTTCACGGTCTCCCGGGTTTGCCTGGTTCCCCCTGGCGCATTCCTCCCGCCGCCAAAGGTTGAAAGCATCGTGCTCCGGTTCGTTCCTCGCTTGCCCTCCCATGAGGGTGTGTTCGCTTTGGTTCGCCAAGGGTTCTCCCATCCCCGCAAAACCTTAGCCAACAATCTGGCGGCTTGGGGAAAAGACGTCGTCGCTGATGCCGCCGAGGGGCTCAGCCCCACGGTGCGTCCCCACGAACTGGCCGAGGAGGATTGGTTTGGACTCTACGAACGGCTCAATCGCTGA
- a CDS encoding G5 domain-containing protein yields the protein MRKLIITSVLGLAVLMASPMSAIAGQDTGRTSKTDVKTEVIPFQTKYIFNRDMAPGRVKLAAKGVEGKKTTTVTTFFENGKVVDKNVETTTEEPKDEVFHMGRSGFTESDRGSFTRSKVITMESTAYLPTDGSGTGRTASGIKAKYGIVAVDPKVIPIGTLVFVEGYGLALAADTGGAIKGNKIDVCLESRSKCSQWGRRKVKVHIFTDRHTVGMAKRYRS from the coding sequence ATGCGGAAACTGATCATAACAAGCGTCCTCGGCCTGGCCGTCCTGATGGCCTCCCCGATGAGCGCAATCGCCGGCCAAGATACCGGCCGGACATCAAAGACCGACGTCAAAACCGAAGTCATCCCCTTTCAAACCAAGTACATCTTCAACCGGGATATGGCCCCGGGCCGGGTCAAACTCGCTGCTAAGGGTGTTGAAGGCAAGAAGACAACAACCGTCACCACCTTTTTCGAAAACGGGAAAGTCGTCGACAAAAATGTCGAAACCACGACCGAGGAACCGAAGGATGAAGTGTTCCATATGGGCCGGAGCGGTTTTACCGAATCCGATCGGGGGTCGTTCACCCGCTCCAAAGTCATCACTATGGAGTCCACGGCCTACCTGCCGACCGATGGCAGCGGCACCGGCCGCACGGCCAGCGGCATCAAAGCCAAGTACGGGATCGTCGCCGTTGACCCCAAAGTCATCCCCATCGGAACCCTCGTCTTTGTCGAAGGCTATGGCCTTGCCCTCGCCGCAGACACCGGCGGAGCCATCAAAGGGAATAAAATCGACGTGTGCCTCGAAAGCCGGAGCAAGTGCAGCCAATGGGGCCGACGCAAGGTGAAGGTTCACATCTTCACCGACCGGCACACGGTCGGGATGGCGAAACGGTACCGCTCCTAA